In Rhodamnia argentea isolate NSW1041297 chromosome 11, ASM2092103v1, whole genome shotgun sequence, one genomic interval encodes:
- the LOC115735913 gene encoding embryogenic cell protein 40: MADLRDEHGNPVQLTDERGNPVELTDEFGKPVCLSGVVGGQSHPHEQQERGEAEAEAGEHRRSSSSSSSSSEDDGQGGRRKKKKGMKDKLKEKITGGKHGDEHSEDATETVATTEGEQQQQQQHEKKSMMEKIKEKLPGHHGH; the protein is encoded by the exons ATGGCTGATTTGAGAGACGAGCATGGGAATCCGGTACAGCTCACCGACGAGCGCGGCAACCCCGTGGAGCTGACCGACGAGTTTGGCAAGCCTGTGTGCCTCTCCGGCGTCGTCGGAGGCCAGAGCCACCCCCATGAGCAGCAGGAACGCGgcgaggccgaggccgaggccgGAGAGCACCGTCGCTCTAGCAGTTCCAGCTCCAGCTCG TCGGAGGACGATGGACAGGgtgggaggaggaagaagaagaaaggcatGAAAGACAAGCTCAAGGAGAAAATCACCGGAGGGAAGCACGGGGACGAGCACTCGGAGGACGCCACGGAGACCGTCGCCACCACCGAGGgcgagcagcagcagcagcagcagcacgaGAAGAAAAGCATGATGGAGAAGATCAAAGAGAAGCTGCCTGGCCACCATGGCCATTAA